A single Methanolobus sp. ZRKC5 DNA region contains:
- the pheT gene encoding phenylalanine--tRNA ligase subunit beta: MPIITLPYNDLEELTGTDKDTIIKRVPMIGADIERIEEESIDIEFFPDRPDLYSVEGVARAMRGFLDIETGFCEYEVKPYTVEITKDKDIDSVRPIFGCAIVRGVNFSSSAIKTLMDLQESLHWGLGRDRKKVSIGVHDLSKVQAPFRYVAADPEFSFVPLDFTEPMSMKEILEKHPKGTRFAHILDDFDKYPLILDANDNVLSFPPIINGTLTMVTEQTTDLLVDVTGLSNEVYTALNIVTTALAERGGQIEYVKVVNADGTESIPLDLSPAKKVLSRSEIDGLIGMELPVAEIIKQLNRMGFGAKELENDCIEVMIPRYRADILDNSDIIEDIAVGYGFEKIPAVFPMNATVGKSHSISDISSDMREIMTGLGYLQVMPFTLTSEKVHFEWMCREKTDDVTYVLHPISEDQTMVRTTILPNLLEILSMNQHRELPQRIFEAGDVVINGNNGLHLAAVSISPQANFTEIRELVDALMRERLVEYEITESDDPAFMEGRRADIIVNGKKIGVMGELFPQVIVNFGLGQPIVGFEIDLIDQ; encoded by the coding sequence ATGCCGATCATAACCTTACCATATAATGACCTTGAAGAATTGACAGGAACAGATAAGGATACTATAATTAAGCGCGTGCCTATGATAGGTGCAGATATCGAGCGCATAGAAGAAGAATCTATAGATATTGAGTTCTTCCCTGACCGTCCGGACCTTTATAGTGTTGAAGGTGTTGCACGTGCAATGCGCGGTTTTCTGGACATTGAAACCGGTTTTTGTGAATATGAGGTAAAGCCATACACTGTTGAGATCACAAAAGACAAGGACATTGATTCTGTCCGCCCTATATTTGGCTGTGCTATTGTCAGGGGTGTTAATTTCAGTTCCAGTGCCATAAAGACTCTTATGGACCTTCAGGAGTCCCTTCACTGGGGACTTGGACGTGACCGTAAAAAGGTGTCTATAGGTGTACATGACCTTTCAAAAGTTCAGGCTCCTTTCCGCTATGTTGCAGCAGACCCTGAGTTCAGCTTTGTTCCTCTTGACTTCACAGAACCAATGTCAATGAAGGAAATACTTGAGAAGCATCCAAAAGGCACACGTTTTGCACATATACTTGATGATTTTGATAAGTATCCTCTGATACTTGATGCCAATGATAATGTTCTTTCTTTCCCGCCGATCATTAATGGTACTCTCACAATGGTCACTGAACAGACCACAGATCTTCTGGTCGATGTTACCGGTTTGAGCAACGAGGTTTATACTGCACTCAATATTGTGACAACTGCACTTGCAGAGCGTGGTGGCCAGATCGAGTACGTGAAAGTGGTAAATGCCGATGGCACAGAATCCATTCCGCTGGACCTTAGTCCTGCTAAAAAGGTACTAAGCAGGTCCGAGATAGATGGGCTCATTGGTATGGAACTTCCTGTTGCTGAGATAATAAAACAGCTTAACAGAATGGGATTTGGTGCAAAGGAACTTGAAAATGATTGTATTGAGGTCATGATTCCCCGTTACCGTGCTGATATTCTGGATAATTCTGACATCATTGAAGATATCGCAGTAGGATATGGTTTTGAGAAGATACCTGCAGTATTTCCAATGAATGCCACAGTGGGCAAATCTCACAGCATATCTGACATAAGTTCTGATATGCGTGAAATAATGACCGGGCTTGGCTATTTACAGGTAATGCCGTTCACTCTTACAAGCGAGAAGGTTCACTTCGAATGGATGTGCAGGGAAAAGACGGATGATGTCACATACGTCCTACATCCAATAAGTGAGGACCAGACCATGGTCAGAACGACCATATTGCCAAACCTGCTCGAAATTCTTTCCATGAACCAGCACAGAGAACTGCCACAACGTATTTTTGAAGCTGGTGATGTTGTGATCAATGGTAATAATGGTCTGCATCTTGCAGCTGTTTCCATTAGTCCTCAGGCAAATTTTACGGAAATAAGGGAACTTGTGGATGCCCTGATGCGTGAACGTCTTGTGGAATATGAAATTACTGAATCAGATGACCCTGCTTTCATGGAAGGCAGGAGGGCTGATATAATCGTTAATGGTAAAAAGATAGGTGTCATGGGAGAACTGTTCCCACAGGTAATAGTCAACTTTGGCCTTGGACAACCTATTGTAGGATTTGAGATCGATCTGATAGACCAGTAG
- a CDS encoding UbiA family prenyltransferase, giving the protein MSFNVHGIGSRFRGTNNTNTNIAKLAGMLWKEIVFGGHLFATGSVSVIMACATIFMIPISWDILFVSYLLFYAIYLYDYSAGASSDELTNEDRARYLQCKNKSKFIVTIVSVILFLVLFTFTNAVTILIGLNILIFGLLYGSYFKKLTKKIPAFKNIFVSLVWSFMALFLFVYYSLPITYGALMLALFVFIRMMNIQILFDVRDVEGDIADGLLTIPALFGERAYTSILRLINFVSIVFVLVCVILGLLPFFTLAIMPMFYYAVTYIDRVMESKKNYSSYVFAACEPIMWAVLIFAGRSISMFNIMA; this is encoded by the coding sequence ATGAGTTTTAATGTACATGGCATTGGTTCCCGATTTAGAGGTACTAACAATACTAATACTAACATTGCAAAGCTTGCAGGTATGCTATGGAAAGAAATAGTATTTGGTGGCCATCTGTTTGCCACAGGTTCTGTTTCTGTAATAATGGCATGTGCCACGATTTTTATGATTCCTATAAGCTGGGATATTTTGTTTGTTTCTTATCTATTGTTCTATGCAATCTATTTATATGACTATTCAGCAGGTGCATCTTCAGATGAATTAACAAATGAGGATCGAGCCCGGTATCTTCAATGCAAGAACAAAAGCAAATTCATAGTTACCATAGTATCTGTTATTCTGTTTCTGGTTCTTTTCACATTTACAAATGCAGTTACAATTCTTATTGGTCTGAACATTCTGATATTCGGTCTTCTTTATGGCAGTTACTTCAAGAAACTGACAAAAAAGATACCTGCTTTCAAGAATATTTTTGTTTCTCTGGTCTGGTCTTTCATGGCACTTTTTTTGTTTGTCTATTATTCTCTGCCCATAACATATGGCGCATTGATGCTTGCACTTTTTGTTTTCATAAGGATGATGAACATACAGATCCTCTTTGATGTAAGGGATGTGGAGGGTGATATTGCAGATGGTCTTTTGACGATTCCTGCTTTGTTTGGGGAAAGGGCCTATACTTCCATTTTGCGTTTGATCAATTTCGTATCGATCGTTTTTGTCCTTGTATGCGTAATTCTGGGCTTGCTTCCGTTCTTTACACTGGCCATCATGCCCATGTTCTACTATGCTGTCACTTATATTGATAGAGTAATGGAATCAAAGAAAAATTATTCATCCTATGTCTTTGCAGCGTGTGAACCCATTATGTGGGCAGTGCTTATCTTTGCAGGACGGTCAATTTCTATGTTCAATATCATGGCCTGA
- a CDS encoding ATPase, T2SS/T4P/T4SS family, which translates to MTDAQLNIPEKNHSENGNKTDNPEETSDNKMPQNEDPAAKENGDKVDAIQDDELHDNEASDEEIDSVDILKEISKIKESEEKFEKDFAHILEKKENNPDSEKGDQDQGSSIEDDVKSEDIGDEEIGILLPRSPNFGPQKSTKPGVKKDNLISFEEVEDKIPEPLTKEKEIITTSTEEEKADITLEEADEITPDVAEDNEEEGEEAAKLNFVGKIKSLFKRTEIEVEPYDSEIHGPITEFKGIEDYQEIERYWVNEPYAFIVILYNEDKNNHLYYIVEPELTEFEHTFLLEIKDRLRDVLLVEEIDEDDQNKENVLESKIRSIIQDYTIEITPPMLEKISYYIKRDFVRFGKIDALMKDDSIEDVSGNGHDVPIFLYHRAHQNIPTNVVYEEDALNSFIIQMAQRSGKHISVAEPMIDATMPDGSRIQMTLGTSVTAHGSTFTIRKFSDTPITPVDLVKWGTFSSESMAYLWLCIENNKSLIYAGGTASGKTSSLNAVSLFIPEKAKVITLEDTRELKLPHPNWIPSITRDSFTADERGAVDMYDLLKAALRQRPEFLLVGEVRGKEALTLFQAMSTGHTTFSTMHADSVASAIHRLENPPISVPRTMIQALDIMSIQSQTYTKGKRVRRNIKLVEIVDIDPNTRNIRTNDIFVWDSESDRFIRTGESKALFDIKMRRGWGQDKVNQELHYRQMVLEYMVNNNITDFQEISDIINAYQSTPEKILKKLKLA; encoded by the coding sequence ATGACTGATGCCCAATTAAACATTCCTGAAAAAAATCATTCTGAAAATGGCAATAAAACTGACAATCCAGAGGAAACATCAGATAATAAAATGCCGCAAAATGAAGACCCAGCAGCAAAAGAAAACGGGGATAAAGTTGATGCTATTCAGGATGACGAATTGCATGATAATGAAGCATCCGATGAGGAAATTGATAGTGTGGATATTCTAAAAGAGATCTCAAAAATAAAAGAATCGGAAGAGAAATTCGAAAAGGATTTTGCACACATCCTTGAGAAAAAAGAAAACAATCCGGATTCTGAAAAAGGTGATCAAGACCAGGGTTCATCGATTGAAGACGATGTAAAAAGCGAAGATATAGGAGACGAAGAAATTGGAATATTACTTCCAAGATCACCTAACTTTGGACCTCAAAAAAGTACAAAACCCGGTGTTAAAAAAGACAATCTGATATCATTTGAGGAAGTGGAAGACAAAATTCCAGAGCCTTTAACTAAAGAAAAGGAAATAATTACTACTTCTACTGAAGAAGAAAAAGCAGATATAACCTTAGAAGAAGCAGATGAGATAACTCCTGACGTTGCTGAGGACAATGAAGAAGAAGGCGAAGAAGCAGCTAAACTAAACTTTGTTGGTAAAATAAAAAGCCTTTTCAAAAGAACGGAAATAGAAGTAGAGCCTTATGACTCTGAAATACATGGACCTATTACAGAATTCAAAGGTATTGAAGATTATCAGGAAATCGAACGTTATTGGGTAAATGAACCATATGCTTTCATTGTTATATTGTACAATGAAGACAAAAACAATCATCTTTATTATATAGTTGAGCCGGAACTTACTGAATTTGAACATACTTTCCTTCTTGAAATAAAGGACCGACTGCGAGATGTACTACTTGTTGAAGAGATCGATGAAGATGATCAAAACAAGGAAAATGTTCTTGAATCAAAGATCAGGTCGATCATACAGGATTACACAATAGAGATCACACCCCCGATGCTTGAAAAGATCTCGTACTACATAAAAAGAGACTTTGTCAGATTCGGCAAGATAGATGCCCTGATGAAAGATGATTCCATAGAAGATGTGTCAGGTAACGGCCATGACGTACCTATTTTTCTATATCACAGAGCACATCAGAACATTCCAACAAATGTTGTTTATGAAGAAGATGCACTCAACTCTTTCATCATACAGATGGCGCAGAGAAGTGGGAAACATATCTCTGTTGCAGAACCGATGATCGATGCAACCATGCCGGACGGGTCAAGGATACAAATGACACTTGGGACAAGTGTAACTGCACATGGTAGTACTTTTACTATCCGTAAATTCAGTGACACACCTATCACTCCTGTTGACCTTGTCAAATGGGGCACCTTTTCATCAGAATCAATGGCTTACCTGTGGTTGTGTATCGAGAACAATAAGAGTTTGATCTATGCAGGAGGTACTGCGTCTGGAAAGACTTCTTCTCTTAATGCTGTTTCATTGTTCATTCCTGAAAAAGCCAAAGTAATTACCCTTGAAGATACAAGAGAACTCAAACTGCCTCATCCAAACTGGATACCAAGTATTACAAGAGATTCATTCACAGCAGATGAAAGAGGAGCTGTCGACATGTATGACCTGCTGAAGGCTGCACTAAGACAGAGACCGGAATTCCTGCTTGTGGGTGAAGTCAGAGGTAAGGAAGCTCTCACTCTTTTCCAGGCAATGTCCACCGGACACACAACATTCTCAACCATGCACGCTGACTCAGTAGCATCTGCAATTCACAGACTGGAAAATCCACCTATCAGTGTTCCACGTACCATGATACAGGCACTTGATATCATGAGCATACAATCCCAGACATATACCAAAGGTAAACGTGTCAGGAGAAATATCAAGCTGGTAGAGATCGTTGATATCGATCCGAATACAAGGAATATCAGGACAAATGATATCTTCGTATGGGATTCCGAATCCGATAGGTTCATCCGTACAGGTGAATCAAAAGCCCTTTTCGACATAAAAATGAGGCGTGGTTGGGGACAGGATAAGGTTAATCAGGAATTACATTATCGCCAGATGGTCCTGGAGTACATGGTAAATAATAATATTACTGACTTCCAGGAAATTTCGGACATTATTAACGCTTACCAGTCAACACCGGAAAAAATACTGAAGAAATTGAAACTGGCATAA
- a CDS encoding type II secretion system F family protein, producing MTGIKKTSDEMSKKLQFDTISAESPELQDPVNKNMDVGQKTKSKKLKKKFDVDHYIIKTTAYFHILKRIPFVLIGDKIKAKRANYRNLQKQLNQARIPISHEMYISNAIFYSIVAGIVGAIIGLFLTYTAIVLVGLPDQITNLTFSPGLAALLEYKEIFLGFLITIVFMIGMSGLVYALFMIFPGFQASERKGKIDMQLPYAVTFMYALSKGGMNIIDIFRAIANSEDTYGEVSKEVDSIVRDMDYFGHDLRTALSNASEITPSDRFQDLIYNLLTVIDSGGNIPNYFRDKSEQYLIKAEVDQKGFLETLGLLAESYVTAFVAGPLFIIIMGVMMAVMGSGTTTMVSAIIYAVLPVGSLMFVVMISIITPTELGEPKLLPTNETLDHGIPNIPKDLEQMFDENEELIDETEEKVRERSYFEGFIKSKKSLALKNLLKNPLAPMFHNPLATLAVTIPLALLVVLVPLFMNMNSLRNPIVLVDFIDDKLVLALFLVIIPLSIFHELKARRKKKLENGFPDFLKKLASTNETGMTLRDAVRLMAKSDTDSLSREIKKIWHDIFWGLEINDGLIRFANRLRTQVITRSLSLITKANESSGDIGEVLLVAARDASSEQEMKRERTMSMMIYIVIIYISFMVFVGVIYVISTTFLTEMAEAGQQMAASGSEAGGFLGNFDLEYYTRLFKHASILQGLSSGLMAGAMGEGSVLSGLKHSTIMIAIGYTIFTLFI from the coding sequence TTGACAGGAATTAAAAAAACTTCAGATGAGATGAGCAAAAAGTTGCAGTTTGACACCATTTCAGCAGAGTCACCAGAACTTCAGGATCCAGTAAATAAAAATATGGATGTCGGTCAGAAAACAAAATCCAAAAAACTTAAAAAGAAGTTTGATGTTGATCATTATATAATAAAAACGACTGCCTATTTCCATATACTAAAAAGGATTCCCTTTGTACTGATAGGGGATAAAATTAAAGCCAAAAGAGCAAATTATCGGAACCTTCAAAAACAGTTGAATCAGGCACGTATACCCATCTCACATGAGATGTATATATCAAATGCCATTTTCTATTCTATTGTTGCAGGAATAGTTGGTGCTATTATTGGCCTCTTCCTTACATATACAGCTATTGTACTGGTAGGTTTACCAGATCAAATAACAAACCTTACTTTCAGCCCCGGGCTGGCCGCACTTCTTGAATATAAGGAAATATTCCTTGGCTTCCTCATAACCATCGTTTTCATGATAGGAATGAGCGGGCTGGTCTATGCTCTTTTCATGATATTCCCCGGATTCCAGGCAAGTGAAAGAAAAGGAAAGATAGACATGCAACTTCCCTATGCTGTTACTTTTATGTATGCACTTAGCAAGGGAGGAATGAATATCATTGATATCTTCAGGGCCATTGCAAACTCAGAAGATACATATGGTGAAGTATCAAAGGAAGTAGACTCTATTGTCAGGGACATGGATTATTTCGGTCATGATCTTAGAACAGCACTTTCCAATGCTTCCGAGATCACGCCATCTGACAGATTCCAGGACCTTATATACAATCTACTGACAGTTATCGACAGTGGTGGTAATATTCCAAATTACTTCCGCGATAAATCAGAACAATATCTTATAAAAGCAGAAGTTGACCAGAAAGGATTCCTTGAAACACTTGGACTTCTGGCCGAATCATATGTTACTGCGTTTGTAGCTGGTCCTCTTTTTATTATCATCATGGGTGTCATGATGGCAGTTATGGGATCAGGAACAACAACAATGGTATCCGCCATCATTTATGCGGTCCTTCCTGTTGGTTCGTTGATGTTTGTAGTGATGATCAGTATTATCACACCTACAGAATTGGGCGAACCAAAGCTGCTTCCAACCAATGAGACACTTGACCATGGAATACCAAATATTCCAAAAGATCTCGAGCAGATGTTTGATGAGAACGAAGAACTCATTGATGAAACAGAAGAAAAGGTCCGTGAAAGAAGCTACTTTGAAGGATTCATTAAGTCTAAAAAATCACTGGCATTGAAGAACCTATTGAAAAATCCACTTGCACCGATGTTTCATAATCCTTTGGCAACACTCGCGGTGACAATACCACTTGCCTTGCTTGTTGTTCTTGTGCCACTGTTCATGAATATGAATAGTCTTCGTAATCCTATAGTGCTTGTTGACTTTATTGATGATAAATTAGTTCTTGCATTATTCCTGGTCATAATACCACTTTCAATATTCCATGAACTGAAGGCCAGAAGGAAGAAGAAGCTTGAGAATGGTTTTCCAGATTTTCTTAAGAAACTGGCCAGCACCAACGAAACGGGTATGACCCTCAGAGATGCCGTCAGGCTCATGGCAAAGTCAGACACTGACTCATTAAGCAGGGAAATAAAAAAAATATGGCATGATATTTTCTGGGGACTTGAGATCAACGATGGACTCATCAGATTTGCAAACCGTTTGAGAACGCAGGTAATCACAAGATCCCTGTCACTCATAACCAAAGCTAACGAGTCCAGTGGTGACATTGGAGAAGTGCTTTTAGTAGCTGCAAGAGATGCGTCCTCTGAACAGGAAATGAAAAGAGAGCGTACCATGAGCATGATGATCTATATAGTCATTATTTACATATCGTTCATGGTCTTCGTTGGTGTCATATACGTCATCTCCACTACATTCCTGACAGAAATGGCAGAAGCAGGACAACAAATGGCAGCGTCCGGTTCAGAGGCAGGAGGATTCCTTGGAAACTTTGATCTTGAATACTACACACGCCTTTTCAAACATGCATCCATACTCCAGGGACTCAGTTCAGGACTTATGGCAGGTGCAATGGGAGAAGGCAGTGTACTATCAGGACTTAAGCACTCCACAATTATGATAGCCATAGGGTATACAATATTTACATTGTTCATTTGA
- the rnhB gene encoding ribonuclease HII produces MKIAGIDEAGKGPVIGPMCVGGVLLDEDKTNTLRNLGVADSKKISLKKRPQLAGQIEKYSEKVFVFEIEAGQIDELRKLMSMNDIMVIAFSKVLGQLHPEKAYVDAADVNEERFGRRLLEEYQKKHPEKAANLSIISKHKADDTYPVVSAASIVAKVRRDELIEELKKDIGVDFGSGYPSDPKTKLFLAEWYKENEELPAFVRHSWKTVDNLMNKEK; encoded by the coding sequence ATGAAGATAGCTGGAATAGATGAAGCAGGGAAAGGACCGGTCATAGGACCTATGTGTGTTGGAGGAGTACTGCTGGATGAGGACAAAACAAACACATTGAGGAATCTTGGTGTTGCAGACTCAAAAAAGATAAGTCTTAAAAAAAGACCCCAGCTTGCCGGACAGATAGAAAAATACTCAGAAAAGGTCTTTGTCTTTGAAATAGAAGCCGGACAGATAGACGAGCTTCGAAAACTCATGAGTATGAACGACATAATGGTCATTGCATTTTCAAAAGTCCTTGGACAGCTCCATCCTGAAAAAGCCTATGTGGATGCGGCTGATGTGAATGAAGAGAGATTTGGGAGAAGACTTCTTGAAGAGTACCAAAAGAAACACCCTGAAAAAGCTGCAAATCTGTCCATAATTTCAAAACACAAGGCTGATGACACATATCCTGTTGTTTCCGCTGCATCCATCGTAGCCAAGGTACGCAGGGACGAGTTGATAGAAGAACTCAAAAAAGATATCGGAGTGGATTTTGGCAGTGGTTATCCTTCAGACCCGAAGACGAAACTGTTCCTTGCAGAATGGTACAAAGAAAATGAAGAACTACCTGCTTTTGTGAGACATTCCTGGAAAACTGTAGACAATTTGATGAATAAAGAAAAATGA